A stretch of Nonomuraea africana DNA encodes these proteins:
- a CDS encoding DUF1772 domain-containing protein: MTDLLLPLAFLANGLAAGVLVGTVLGVVPFYMTLAADSYVRAHAFAVGRYDPFQPACLLVTFAADVAVAVTAPTTAVRVLCAAAGLAAVSVVAISLTRNVPMNRWIRAQDPDTLPAGWDMDAFRRRWARWNSRRTAVAVLALVLNAAAAVALP; encoded by the coding sequence ATGACGGACCTGCTGCTGCCGCTCGCGTTCCTGGCCAACGGCCTCGCCGCCGGGGTGCTGGTGGGCACGGTGCTGGGGGTCGTCCCCTTCTACATGACGCTCGCCGCCGACAGCTATGTCAGGGCGCACGCCTTCGCCGTGGGCAGGTACGACCCCTTCCAGCCGGCCTGCCTGCTGGTCACCTTCGCCGCCGACGTGGCGGTGGCGGTCACGGCCCCCACGACGGCGGTGCGCGTGCTGTGCGCGGCGGCCGGCCTGGCGGCCGTGTCGGTGGTGGCCATCTCGCTGACCCGCAACGTCCCGATGAACCGCTGGATCAGGGCGCAGGACCCGGACACGCTGCCCGCCGGCTGGGACATGGACGCCTTCAGGCGCCGGTGGGCGCGGTGGAACAGCAGACGCACCGCGGTGGCGGTGCTGGCCCTCGTCCTGAACGCCGCGGCGGCCGTCGCGCTGCCGTGA